CGGTCAGCTCGCGCAAACGTGGATGCCAGCGCAGAGCCGAAAAAGACGTGACCGGCGTGTCGCTCTGCTGCGCCGCGCCTACGATCGCCTCCGCGTCGGCAACACTGGCGGCGAGTGGTTTGTCGACGAAAACCGGCACGCCGGCCCGCAGGAACGGGATCGCCTGCCTGGCGTGCTGCCGGCCGTCGCGATCGGCCACGATCACCGCGTCGACCATGCCGAGCAGATCGTCGGCGCGATCGACCACAGTGGACACTCCGACATCCCGGGTCGCCTCCGCCACCGCCACGACGCGCGCATCGCCGGCTCGATGCTCGGCGTTGAAATAGCGTACGACGTGGTCGACGTGCGAGCTCTCGGTCCCCACGATGCCGACGTTCATCTATTTCATCCCGCTCATCGTCACACCACGGACGAAATAGCGTTGCAGGAGCAGATAGACCAGCAAGATCGGCAGGAACGTGATGACCGCCGCGGCCATCGTGACCGCCAGCGACACGTCTTTGGCCTGCAGGCTGTAAAGGCCGACGGTGAGGACGTAGTTGCCGGGCGATCTGGTGGCGACCAGCGGCCAGAGGAAGTCGTTCCAGTGCCAGAGAAACACGAACACGCCGAGCGTTGCGAGGATGGGCTTGCACTGCGGCAGGATGATCTGGAAGAAGATCCGCACCTCGCCGGCGCCGTCGATCTTGGCCGCCTCGATCAGCTCGTCGGGGATGCCGATGATGAACTGCCGCATCAGGAAAAGTGCCTGCGCGTTGGCCAGCGTCGGCACGATCAGGCCGGTCATCGTGTCCAGCAGGCCGAGCTTGGAGATCAGGATGAACTGCGGGATCAGGGTCAGATGATAGGGCACCATCAGCATCGCGATGAACGTCCAGAACAGCACTTTGCTGCCGAAGAAGCGTTTTTTCGCGAAGGCGTACGCGGCGATGGACGCGAAGACCAGCACCAGCACGACCGAGATCCCCGAGTACGCCACCGTGTTGCCGATCCAGCGGCCCATGTCGCTGCCGGCCAGCGCCTCCGCGTACGCACCGAAATCGATGTGAATCGGCAGCAGCGACCCTGGCAGCGACAGCGGACGTCCGTGCTGCACGGACAGCACCACCATGACGTAGAACGGAAAAACCGTCGCCACCGCGACGAGCGCCAGCGGCAGGTGCGGCAGCAGTCGACGTCTCACGAGTCCTCCCGGAAGAGCCGCCGCTGCCACAGCGAGACGACCAGCGTGATCGCGAAGAGCACCACACCGGCGGCACTCGCGTAACCGAAGTCGAAGTAGTGGAAGCCTTGGTCGTACAGGAAAAACACCAGCGAGTAGCTGGACCGCACCGGACCGCCGCCGGTCATCACGTAGACGATGTCGAAGACCTGGAACGACTGGATCAGCTCGAGGATCACGACGAAGAACAGTGCCGGTTTGAGCTGTGGCAGCGTGACGCGCCAGAACCGGTCCCACGCCGAGGCACCGTCGACCATCGCCGCTTCGCTGTATTCACGCGGAATCGCGAGCAGGCCGGCGAGCAGGATGAGCATGTCATAGCCGAAGCGCGTCCACACGCTCATCAGTGACAGCGACGGCAGCACCATCGCGCCGGAGGAGAGCCACGGCAGCGGACCAACGCCGATGGCACTGAAAAACCAGTTGAGCGGGCCATCGCCGGAATAAATCCACTGCCAGATCACCCCGCTGGTGATCAGGCTGGTGATGACCGGCAGGAAATACAACGCGCGATAGACCTTGATGCCGCGGATCGACCGGGCGCACAGCTGCGCCATCGCCAGCGACACGACGACCGTCAGCGGCACTGCGATCAGCGTGTAGACGATGGTGACCTGCAAAGCGTTCCAGAACAACGAGTCGGCGAACAGCCGCTGGAAGTTTTCCAGGCCGCGCCACTGGATCGTGCCGGTGATCCGGTATTTCACTAGTGACAGTAGCATTCCGGCGATCGCCGGGCCGATCCGGAAGACCAGGAACAGCAGCACGTACGGCAGCACGAAGACCAGCGCGATCGCCGATCCGTCCCGCCGCATCCGCTGCCACCGCGACGGCGCGGCCGTACGTTTCGTACGGGACGCCGTCGCGGGGTCGGTCAGCAGCTCGGTCGCCATCTCGTCAGCTGCGGGCCAGCAGCGCGTCGACCTCGGCAGCCGCCGCGTCCAGGGCCTGTTTCGGCGTGACCTTGCCCAGCAGCGCGGCCTGCAGGTGCGGCTTGATCAGGTCCATCAGCGCGCGACCCTGCGGGCTGATCACGCCCGGCCGCATCTGGTCGAGGTATTTCTCCTCGCCACCGACCAGCGGATCGCTCGCGTACAACGAGCCGACCGACTTGCGCGGCGGGAAGTAGCTGCGTGACTTGTCAAACTCCTTCATCTGCGCCGTAGACGTCACCCACTGGACCCACGCCTTCGCGGCGGCCGCGTTTTGGCTCGACTGCAACACCGACAAGCCACCGACGGTGCCATAGCCAACCGACTTGACGTCCTTGAGCGGCGGACCGACCTGGTAGTTTTCCTTGGACAGCTTGTACGTCGCCAGGTCCGCGGACGCGGTGGAGATCGTCACGCCGACCTTGCCCTGCGCGAACGGGCTCGTCTCGGCCTGCTGGGCGGCGGTCAGCGCGTCCTTCGGCGTGTAGCCGTTGTCGATGAGTTTCTTCACGAACTCAAGGGCTTTCAGGCCGGCCGCCGAGTTGATCGTGCACTTCTTCCCGTCGGCGGACAGCACCTCGCCACCGGCCTGCCAGAGCAACGGATAGAAGGTCTGGTTGAGCGTCTGCTTCGGGTCGCCGATGTAGTACGTCGCATAGTAGCCCTTGGCCTTGAATTTCGGTGCCGCGGCGAGCAGATCGTCCCAGGTCTGCGGGACCGAGGTGACGCCGGCGGCCTGCATGACCTTCTTGTTGACCATCGTCGTGGTGACCGACATCAGCAGTGGCACACCGTAGAGCTTGCCGTCGTACGTCATGGCCTGCAGCGCGTTGTCGCGGAAGTCGCTGCGATCGGAGCTGATCACGTCCGTGACGTCCGCCAATGCGCCGGTGTCGGCGTACTGCGACAATTGGTCCGGAATAAGGTAAACCACGTCCGGACCCTTGTTGCCGGCGATCGCGGTGGTCAGCTGCTCGTCACGGTTGGCCCACGGCTGGACGACCACGTCCACGTTCACCTTGGGATATTTTTTCCGGAATTCCGCGACTTTCGGCTGCCACCAGGTCTTTTCCAGGTCGGCACCGATCGGATAGATCCACATCGTCACCTTGCCGGACACCTGGGACGGATCGGACGGGACGCCGCCGCCGGACCCGCAGGCCGCCATGGCCGCCGCCAGCACGACGGCGGTGGCCAGCGCGCCGATCCGGCGGATCGGGTTCATCTGCATGTGTGTCTCCTCGTCCTGCCCCGGACGCAATTACGGTCGTGGCCGAATTGGCCATGACCCTAGCCAGGCTTTAATTGGCGGTCAATACCCGGCCGACAACTGGACCGCACCAGACTGCATAGTGACGTTCGGCCGACGATCGGCTATTTTCGGCATGACCGTTATTGGCAACGAGGAGGCCTGGATGTCGCTGGCGGAGATCGCTCGGCGGGTGTACGAGCCCGACGACCGGCTGCTCGACCAGCTCGCCAAGACCGAAGGCGACCTGGTCGTGCTCGGCGCCGCCGGCAAGATGGGGGTCAGTCTGGCCCGGATGGCGGCCGCGGCGTTCGAACGGCTGCCCGGCGAGCGGCGCGTCTATGCGGTGTCGCGATTCAGCGATCAGGACGCACGCGCTGAGTTGGACCGCGCCGGCGTACGCACCGTCGCCGCCGACCTCACCGACGAGTCCGCGCTGGCCGCACTTCCGGACGCGCCAAACGTCGTTTACATGGTTGGCCGCAAATTCGGCACGTCGACCGACACCGCGACCACCTGGGCTCTGAACGCCTACCTGCCTGGCCGGGTCGCGCAACGCTATGCCGGCGCGCGGATTTCCGCCTTTTCCAGCGGAAATGTCTACCCACTCGTGCCGGTTACCGCGGGTGGTGCTGACGAGAACGTGCCGGCCGACCCGGTCGGCGAGTACGCGCAGTCCTGCCTCGGCCGCGAACGCGTGCTCACCTATCACGCGCAGGCGACCGGCAGTCCGCTCGCCATTGTCCGGCTCAATTACGCCATCGACTGCCGCTACGGCGTGCTGACCGACATCGCGCGAGCGGTCCAGGCCGGCGAGCCGGTCGATCTCGGCAACGGCATGGTCAACGTGGTGTGGCAGGGCGACGCCAACCGATATGCGCTCAGCGCACTCGCCTACGCGGACACCCCACCACTGGTGCTCAACGTGACCGGTCCGGAGGCCTCGTCCGTACGCTGGCTGGCTCACGAGCTCGGCCGGCGGCTCGGCCGTGAGCCGGTTTTCGTTGGCAGCGAAGCCGAAACGGCGCTGCTGTCCAACGCCGCTCGCTGCTTCGGCCTGTTCGGCTATCCCGGCGTCAGCCTGGCCGAGATGCTCGACTGGACCGTCGCCTGGCTGACCGAAGGCGGCCAGCTCCTCGACAAACCCACGCATTTCACCGAGCGCAAGGGCAACTTCTGATGCTGACCGCGGAAAGACGGTCGCGGCTGCGCGACGGCGTGGTGATTCCGGCGCATCCGCTGGCGTTGCGCGCCGACCGGAGCCTCGACGAGCCGCGGCAGCGCGCACTTACCCGCTATTACGTGGAATCCGGCGCCGGCGGTGTCGCGGTCGGCGTACACACCACACAGTTCGAGATCCGCGACCACGGTTTGTACGAGCCGGTGCTGACCTGCGCCGCGCAGGAAGCCGGTGACGCACTGCTGGTCGCCGGTGTGCTCGGACCGACCGAAAGGGCCGTCAACGAGGCAAAACTGGCCGCGGACCTCGGCTACGATCTCGCGCTGGTCGCCCTGCCGGGCTGGGGATCGGCGCCGGAGGCCGACATTCTCGACGGCATCGCCGCGATCGGTGAGATCATGCCGGTTTTCGGTTTCTATCTGCAGCCGGCACTCGGCCAGCGCCGCTTCGGCTACGAGTTTTGGCGCGCGTACGCGGAAATACCGGCGGTCGAGGCGATCAAGATCGCGCCGTTCGACCGCTATGCGACGCTCGACGTCGTACGCGCCGTCGTCGACTCCGGACGCGAGATCGCGCTCTACACCGGAAACGACGACAACATCGTCGTGGATCTGCTGACGCCATACCGATTCGGTGACACGACTGTCCACATTGTCGGCGGTCTGCTGGGACAGTGGGCCGTGTGGACACCGGCCGCCGTCGCGTTGCACGCCGAATGCCGCGCGATCGTCCGAGCCGGCGGTCCCGTGCCGCTGGAACTGCTGACCCGCGCGACGCAGCTGACCGACGCGAACGCGGCGGTTTTCGACGCGGCCAACGGCTTCGCCGGCAGCATAGCCGGCGTCAACGAGGTGCTGACCCGCGAAGGCCGGCTGGCCGGCAACTGGTGCCTCGCCGACCACGAGCGGCTTTCGCCTGGCCAGGCCGACGAAATCACGCGTGTCGCCGCCGCGTACCCACGCGTCGCGTCGTGACGTGGCACGATGCTGGCGTGATGGCCAGTGTACGGACAGCCGAGGCACAGGGGACGATCGCGGTGATCGGCCCCCCCGACCTCGTGCCGCTGGTCGTGCAGGTCGCCAACCGCGACTTCGGTAACCTGCGGATCCTGCCGATGCCATACCGAAACGAGACCGAGGCGGTCGAGCTGGTGCGCAACCGGCCGCCGGAGGTCGACGGCTGGCTGTTCACCGGCACGATCCCTTACACGCTCGCACAACAAGCCGGCGTGTTGGACCGGCCGGCCACCTACATCACCTACTCCGGCGCCACCCTTTACCGGGTTTTGGTGGAACTGCTGTCCAGTGGACGCACGGTCGACCGGATCAGCATCGACACGCTCGACCGCGACCAGGTGGTCGAGGCGATGCGCGACGCGGCGCTGCCGATCGACGGCGTACGGGTGATGGAGTTCCGGCCCGGTCGCGACGCCGCGCAGTTTGCCGATTTCCACCGGAAGTCCGCCCGCGGCGCGACCAGCAGCGTGGCCATCACCTGCGTACGGTCGGTCTACGACGAGCTGAGCGGCGAGATGGAGATCCACCGGCTGGCGCCGGCGATCGTGTCCGTACGCGCCGCGTTGCAGACAATCGCACTCGCCTGCCTCGGCAGGGTGACGGCGGATGCCCAGGTTGTGCTTGGTTTCGTTGATGTTTCCGATCCGGATCCGGAGCTCGCCGACGACGTGACGGCCCTCGCGGCGAGCCTGTTCACCTTGCACGAAGGCCGATATCTGCTCGTCACCACGCGCGGCATCCTGGAGGAGACGACCAATGGCTTCCAGCAACTGCCGCTGCTTTCCTCGCTGAGCCAACGACACATGTGGGCTCATGTCGGCCTCGGCGTCGGCCGGTCAGCGGCCGAAGCCGAGGCGTTGGCGCGGCGAGCATTGGCGCGATGCCGCGCCACCGGGCCGTTTTCTGCCTTCGTGTCGCTCGGAAATGGCGGCGACCTGATGTTGGCCGGCGGCGATCAGCCGTCCGCGGCAAGCGACGAGCCGATCCCGGTGGCGGTCGCCGCGCGGCGATCGGGACTGTCACGGGGAAATCTCGACCGGCTCAAGGCGATGTTGGACCAGCACGGCGACGATGGCGTGACCGCGAGCGACATCGCGGAAGCTCTCGATGTCGAGCCGCGGTCGGCACGTCGTACGCTCAAACGGCTGGAACGGGCCGGAGTCGCGCAGCCCGTCGGTCGCGTCCTGGCCGGCACCTCCGGCCGCCCGCCGATCGTCTATCGCGTACGCCTCAAATAGCGTCCACGCGATACAGGGTCGCGTTGTCGCCGAGGAAGACCCGGCCATCCTGATGTACGGCCAAAAACTGCGCCGTGCGCTGCACGACGGTCGTGACGGCCAGCGTCGAGCGGGCGACGCGTACGAGCGTGTTGGCGGCCAGCACGTAGAAACTGTCCGATCCGGCGTGATAGGCCAGCCGGCCGGTGCCCGACGGCACCGTGACCTGGCGCGTGACCGTACGCGTCGGGACATCGAACGCGAAGAGTTTTCCGCCAGCCAGGCCCCATATCTCACCGGCCGCCGACACCAGGCCGTCGACGGCCTTCGCGCCAGGCACCGTGACCTCGAACGTTTTCGCGTCCGCGGCGAGGTCAAAGCCGAAGATCTTCGCCTCAGACTGCGTCGGTGCCGGCACCGAATAGCCGCCGTAGACGCTGGTGCCGCCGATGATCTGGCCGGACGCGTACGCGAGCGCCACGATCGACTGGTCGGTCACCACCGGACGATGGACGCGCGAGGCGCTGGACGCCTTGTCCACGATGACCAAAGCGCCGCCGAGGGTCGTGTTTGGCATCGTGCCGTACGCGACGTGGTCGCCGGCGTCGACGCTCGCGCGCGCACGGACCTGGTCGATGTCCTTGAGATCCACCACCTTCACCGGATTTTCCGGCCCGGAGCCAGGCGAATATTCCATGCTGTTCCAGGACAGGGCAGGGTCGTAGCGATAGAACCGCGAGTCGGGATAGGTGCCGAGCCAGATCGTCGTGCCGAGGTCGAGCACGCTTTCGGTCTGAGCGAAGCGGTTGAACGACGGCTTGCCGGTGCTTGGGTCGACCTGCGCCAGGCCACCGTTCAGATAGCCGCCGGCCCACAGCCGGCCGGTCGCGCCGACGCTGAGGCTGGCCAGCGGAATCGGCTCACCCGGCACGTCGGTCAGCCGCACGTCGGACTTGCGCGTGCGAGGGTTGTAGCGGAACATCTCGCCGCGCCACAGCAAACCGATCAGCGTCGGTCCAGGCCAGTCCCGGTCGCGCAGATCGACCCAGCCAATCCCCCGGTTGTTGACCACGCGACCGGCGAACGTCAGTCCCGTGCCGGTTTCCTTGCCGGTCGCCGGTTTCAGTGCGGTCAGCTCACTGTTTCGGGTGTAGTAGACCAATCCACCCGGTCCAGGCGCGGAAACGTCCAGTCCGGCAACGTTGTCCAGCAGCGGTCCCCACTTTTGGCCGCGAATGTCCCAGATCCCGAGCCTTCCGGTGATGGCGACGCCGAACCGTGCGTACACGCGACCGTCGTACGCGTTCAGGTCATAGACGGTCTGGCCGGCACTGACGCCGGCCGGCAGCGGCAGCTCGCGTTTCGCGCCGGTCACCTTGTCGATCTCGATCAGATGCGGATCCGGTTGCGTGCCGGCGTAGATTTTCGAGCCGTACTCGGTGATGCTGCGTGCGTACGAGAAGCCGGGCAGGATCGTGCCGTAGTCGCGCACCGTGCCGTCCGGGTGACAGGCGAACACCTTGGCGTTTGGATACGTACAGCCAAAAACGACACCGCAGGAGTCGACGACCAGCCGCCAGATGTAGGTTTCCGCCGGCAGCGGCAGGCCGAGGTTTTCCACCGGCGAGTTCCGGCCTGGTTTGCGGCGATAGAGCTGGCCGGTGCCGTACGCGCCCACCCACACCGTGCCATCCGGCCCGACGGCCACCGCGTACGAACCCGGCGCACCCTCCAAGGCCTGATACGTCAGTGTTTTCCCGGTTTTCGGATCGATCGAAACCAGGTGCGCCGGCTCGCCGCTCGCTGCCGACCACATCACCGGCCGGCCTTCCGGACCGGGACCGATCGCGCCGCCGATCAACAGCACGTCGCTCAACGGAATGCCGAGCTCGGTCACCGTGGCGGCCGCCGCCGGTGCCGGCAAGGCCGCCGCCGCAAGCGTGCCGCCAGCGGCGGCGAGAAATGTCCTACGTGACACGATCATGCGGCGTCTCCAATTACGGTCATGTCTCTAATTGGTCGCTGCGTGCACGCTAGCCGCGCTTCCACTCGCGGTCAACGGTCTTGCTTCGACTTACGGTCGTGGCCATAATCGACGTCATGACGCTCGCGATCGACGGCGGCACGCCGGTGCGGACGGCTCCGATGCCGACCGTGCTCGACGCATCCGGCCGGACCTTCGGCGCGGCCGAGGCCGCCGCCGCGACCCGAGCGATCGCCTCCGGCGCGCTGTGGCGCGTCACCGGCACCGAGGTCGCGGCGCTGGAAACGGAATTCGCCGACTACATCGGCGCTTCGCACGCGGTGGCAAGCACGTCCGGCACCGCTGCTCTGCATTTGGCGGTCGCGGCACTGGATGTGGAGCCGGGCGACGAGATCATCGTGCCGCCGATCACCGATTTCGGCACGGTCATAGCCGTCCTGGCCTGCAACGCGGTGCCGGTCTTCGCCGACGTCGACCCGGTGACCGGCTGCCTCACGGCCGACTCGGTGCGCGCCTGCCTGTCCGAGCGTACGCGTGCGGTCATCCCGGTCCATCTTTTCGGCGGACCCGCACCAATCGACGACATCGTCGCACTCTGTCGGCCGCGCGGCATCGCGGTGATCGAGGACTGTGCTCAGGCATATCTGACGATTCCGTCCGGTGGCGCCAGTTTCGCCGGCACCCGCGGAGATATCGGCTGTTTCAGCCTGCAGCAGTCCAAGCACATCAGCGCCGGCGACGGCGGCCTGACCGTCACCGACAACCCGGATTTCGCTCGCCGCATGCGGCTTTTCGCCGACAAGGGCTGGCCGCGCGACACCGGTGAGCGTACGCACCTGCATTTCGGCCTCAACTATCGGATGAACGAGATGGTCGGCGCGGTCGCCCGGGTCCAGCTGACCCGGCTCGCGGACGTGGTCGCAGCCCGGCGCGCGGTCGCACGCCGGCTTGTCGCGGAGCTCGGCGCACTCCCCGGGCTGCGGCTGCCCGCCGACACACGGCAGCACAGCTTCTGGCTTTTCCCCATTCTCATTGACCTTCCGGTCGGCAACGGCGATTTCGGCAAGGCGCTGGCCGCCGAAGGCATCACCGCCAACGCCGGTTATCTGGACCGTCCGGTCTATCTGACGCCGGCGCTGACCGAGCGGCGGACCTACGGCACGTCCGGTTTTCCGTTGACCTCTCCCCCGGCACGCCGCGAATTCACCTACGCGGCTGGCGACTGTCCGGTGGCGGAGAAGCTCATCGGGCGTACGCTCCTCGTCCTGGACTGCAACGAACGCTTCACCGACCAGGACGTGACCGACATCGTGACAGCGGTGCGAAAAGTCCACGAGCATTATGCGCGCTGATCCGATCGACATCGACTGCGACGTGCTCTGCGGCAGCTGGCCGCCGCGCGCGGAGCTCGACTTCAGCTGGCCGGCCGTACGCGCCAGGCTCGATGCCGCCGGCATCGAGAACGCGTTGGCGTGCTCCGGACGCGGCGCGTGGTTTGACGACGCCGACGGCAACGCCGAAACTTTGGCCCTCGACAACGCGATTCCGGTCGGCACGGTCAACCTGCGCAACGCGCTACGGGCGACCGCTGTGCTCGATGACTTGCAGGCCGCAGGCGTGCGCGCGGTGCGGATTTTCGGACCACTGCAGGGTTGCGAGCCGCATTTTCCCGGCTATCGGCACGTGGTCGACGGCATTCTCGGTCGCGGCATGGTGCCGTTGGTGGAAGGCGACCTGCGGCACTGCTGGCAGCCGTTCGCGGATCGTGGCGCGCGCGTCGTGTTTTTGGACGTACACGCCTACCATCTCGCCGACTTCATCCTGCTTGCGCGGCGTGAGCCGGGTTTCGTCGCCTCGACGCGACTGCTCAACGCTCCTGACTCCATCGAGACCGTCGTCGGTGAGGTCGGCGCGAGTCACCTCGCGTTCGGATCGCGTACGCCCCTGCACGACACCTCGCCTTCGGTGCTGCGGATGCGGCACGCACGACTGTCCGATGTGGACTGGACCGCGGTCACTGGCGGCACGATCCGGTCTCTACTGGAGAAAACGTGAAAGACCATCCGGTCATCGACGTGCACGGCCACTGGGGGCCGTGGTTCTTCGCGATGGACATCGGGGACGTACGGGAAAACCTGCGGGTGCTGGACGAGTGGCGCATCGACCTGCAGATCGTCTCGGCGTCCGAGGCCGTCACGTACGACGCACCTGGTGGCAACGCGAAGTTGGCGCGACTGCTGGAAGACCAGCCACGGCTGCGCGGATATGTCGTCTGCAACCCCAACGACCTGACCGCCTGCGAGGCCGATCTGCGCCGCTATCTGGCCACGGACTCCTTCGTCGGTGTCAAAATCCACACCAGCTATCCGCGGCGCGCCATCTCCGCTCCACAGATGCGTGATCTTTTCGCTCTGCTCAACGACTTCGACGCCGTGATCCTCATCCACACCTGGGGTGGCGACGTGCTCGACCTGCCCCGGCTGCTCGATGCCAACCCGCGGTTACGGGTGATCGCCGCACACATGGGAGCCGACCGGTGGGACCTCGCCGCGGAGGCCGCGAAAGACTGCGACCGGCTCTATCTTGAGCCGTCGTGCTCGATCACCGACGCCGGCCAGGTCGCGCACGTGGCCGCGCGCGTGCCGGAGGGGCAGCTGCTTTTCGGCACGGACGCGACACTTATCGACCCCGCGGTGTCTTTCGGCCTGGTGGAGGACGCACGGCTGGCTCCGGCCACCGCCGAGGCGATGTACTGGCGCAACGCCGCCGAGCTCTTCGGCCTTCAGGACGCGGTCAGGGCGTCGTAGGCGGCATGGATCTCGGCACGCTCACTCGCCGGCAGCCGCACCCCGTG
The nucleotide sequence above comes from Fodinicola acaciae. Encoded proteins:
- a CDS encoding carbohydrate ABC transporter permease, which gives rise to MRRRLLPHLPLALVAVATVFPFYVMVVLSVQHGRPLSLPGSLLPIHIDFGAYAEALAGSDMGRWIGNTVAYSGISVVLVLVFASIAAYAFAKKRFFGSKVLFWTFIAMLMVPYHLTLIPQFILISKLGLLDTMTGLIVPTLANAQALFLMRQFIIGIPDELIEAAKIDGAGEVRIFFQIILPQCKPILATLGVFVFLWHWNDFLWPLVATRSPGNYVLTVGLYSLQAKDVSLAVTMAAAVITFLPILLVYLLLQRYFVRGVTMSGMK
- a CDS encoding carbohydrate ABC transporter permease, with the translated sequence MATELLTDPATASRTKRTAAPSRWQRMRRDGSAIALVFVLPYVLLFLVFRIGPAIAGMLLSLVKYRITGTIQWRGLENFQRLFADSLFWNALQVTIVYTLIAVPLTVVVSLAMAQLCARSIRGIKVYRALYFLPVITSLITSGVIWQWIYSGDGPLNWFFSAIGVGPLPWLSSGAMVLPSLSLMSVWTRFGYDMLILLAGLLAIPREYSEAAMVDGASAWDRFWRVTLPQLKPALFFVVILELIQSFQVFDIVYVMTGGGPVRSSYSLVFFLYDQGFHYFDFGYASAAGVVLFAITLVVSLWQRRLFREDS
- a CDS encoding ABC transporter substrate-binding protein yields the protein MQMNPIRRIGALATAVVLAAAMAACGSGGGVPSDPSQVSGKVTMWIYPIGADLEKTWWQPKVAEFRKKYPKVNVDVVVQPWANRDEQLTTAIAGNKGPDVVYLIPDQLSQYADTGALADVTDVISSDRSDFRDNALQAMTYDGKLYGVPLLMSVTTTMVNKKVMQAAGVTSVPQTWDDLLAAAPKFKAKGYYATYYIGDPKQTLNQTFYPLLWQAGGEVLSADGKKCTINSAAGLKALEFVKKLIDNGYTPKDALTAAQQAETSPFAQGKVGVTISTASADLATYKLSKENYQVGPPLKDVKSVGYGTVGGLSVLQSSQNAAAAKAWVQWVTSTAQMKEFDKSRSYFPPRKSVGSLYASDPLVGGEEKYLDQMRPGVISPQGRALMDLIKPHLQAALLGKVTPKQALDAAAAEVDALLARS
- a CDS encoding NAD-dependent epimerase/dehydratase family protein, whose product is MTVIGNEEAWMSLAEIARRVYEPDDRLLDQLAKTEGDLVVLGAAGKMGVSLARMAAAAFERLPGERRVYAVSRFSDQDARAELDRAGVRTVAADLTDESALAALPDAPNVVYMVGRKFGTSTDTATTWALNAYLPGRVAQRYAGARISAFSSGNVYPLVPVTAGGADENVPADPVGEYAQSCLGRERVLTYHAQATGSPLAIVRLNYAIDCRYGVLTDIARAVQAGEPVDLGNGMVNVVWQGDANRYALSALAYADTPPLVLNVTGPEASSVRWLAHELGRRLGREPVFVGSEAETALLSNAARCFGLFGYPGVSLAEMLDWTVAWLTEGGQLLDKPTHFTERKGNF
- a CDS encoding dihydrodipicolinate synthase family protein; this encodes MLTAERRSRLRDGVVIPAHPLALRADRSLDEPRQRALTRYYVESGAGGVAVGVHTTQFEIRDHGLYEPVLTCAAQEAGDALLVAGVLGPTERAVNEAKLAADLGYDLALVALPGWGSAPEADILDGIAAIGEIMPVFGFYLQPALGQRRFGYEFWRAYAEIPAVEAIKIAPFDRYATLDVVRAVVDSGREIALYTGNDDNIVVDLLTPYRFGDTTVHIVGGLLGQWAVWTPAAVALHAECRAIVRAGGPVPLELLTRATQLTDANAAVFDAANGFAGSIAGVNEVLTREGRLAGNWCLADHERLSPGQADEITRVAAAYPRVAS
- a CDS encoding helix-turn-helix domain-containing protein; protein product: MASVRTAEAQGTIAVIGPPDLVPLVVQVANRDFGNLRILPMPYRNETEAVELVRNRPPEVDGWLFTGTIPYTLAQQAGVLDRPATYITYSGATLYRVLVELLSSGRTVDRISIDTLDRDQVVEAMRDAALPIDGVRVMEFRPGRDAAQFADFHRKSARGATSSVAITCVRSVYDELSGEMEIHRLAPAIVSVRAALQTIALACLGRVTADAQVVLGFVDVSDPDPELADDVTALAASLFTLHEGRYLLVTTRGILEETTNGFQQLPLLSSLSQRHMWAHVGLGVGRSAAEAEALARRALARCRATGPFSAFVSLGNGGDLMLAGGDQPSAASDEPIPVAVAARRSGLSRGNLDRLKAMLDQHGDDGVTASDIAEALDVEPRSARRTLKRLERAGVAQPVGRVLAGTSGRPPIVYRVRLK
- a CDS encoding DegT/DnrJ/EryC1/StrS family aminotransferase, giving the protein MTLAIDGGTPVRTAPMPTVLDASGRTFGAAEAAAATRAIASGALWRVTGTEVAALETEFADYIGASHAVASTSGTAALHLAVAALDVEPGDEIIVPPITDFGTVIAVLACNAVPVFADVDPVTGCLTADSVRACLSERTRAVIPVHLFGGPAPIDDIVALCRPRGIAVIEDCAQAYLTIPSGGASFAGTRGDIGCFSLQQSKHISAGDGGLTVTDNPDFARRMRLFADKGWPRDTGERTHLHFGLNYRMNEMVGAVARVQLTRLADVVAARRAVARRLVAELGALPGLRLPADTRQHSFWLFPILIDLPVGNGDFGKALAAEGITANAGYLDRPVYLTPALTERRTYGTSGFPLTSPPARREFTYAAGDCPVAEKLIGRTLLVLDCNERFTDQDVTDIVTAVRKVHEHYAR
- a CDS encoding amidohydrolase family protein, translating into MKDHPVIDVHGHWGPWFFAMDIGDVRENLRVLDEWRIDLQIVSASEAVTYDAPGGNAKLARLLEDQPRLRGYVVCNPNDLTACEADLRRYLATDSFVGVKIHTSYPRRAISAPQMRDLFALLNDFDAVILIHTWGGDVLDLPRLLDANPRLRVIAAHMGADRWDLAAEAAKDCDRLYLEPSCSITDAGQVAHVAARVPEGQLLFGTDATLIDPAVSFGLVEDARLAPATAEAMYWRNAAELFGLQDAVRAS